One window from the genome of Alnus glutinosa chromosome 13, dhAlnGlut1.1, whole genome shotgun sequence encodes:
- the LOC133854382 gene encoding large ribosomal subunit protein eL32z, translated as MAVPLLTKKIVKKRVKKFKRPQSDRKISVKTNWRRPKGIDSRVRRKFKGCTLMPNIGYGSDKKTRHYLPNGFKKFVVHNAKELELLMMHNRTYCAEIAHNVSTRKRKEIVERAAQLDVVVTNKLARLRSQEDE; from the exons ATGGCGGTGCCGTTGTTGACGAAGAAGATCGTGAAGAAGCGGGTCAAGAAGTTCAAACGCCCCCAGAGCGACCGCAAGATCTCCGTCAAG ACAAACTGGCGTAGGCCAAAGGGAATTGATTCTCGAGTAAGAAGGAAGTTCAAGGGATGCACATTGATGCCCAACATTGGTTATGGTTCAGACAAGAAGACCCGTCATTACCTTCCTAATGGTTTCAAGAAATTTGTTGTGCACAACGCCAAGGAGCTTGAGCTGCTGATGATGCACAACAG GACCTACTGTGCTGAGATTGCCCACAATGTGTCCACAAGGAAGAGGAAAGAGATTGTGGAGAGAGCCGCCCAGCTTGATGTTGTTGTGACCAACAAGCTTGCCAGGTTGCGTAGCCAGGAAGATGAATGA